From a region of the Flavobacterium sediminilitoris genome:
- a CDS encoding DinB family protein, producing the protein MELNKNEFAPYYATYISKSIFFKDIVKSLKEQEEELDAFFSNIPVEKHEFRYEVGKWTIKDILLHLIDAERVFSYRALRISRNDKTEMPGFEENDYVLNASANNRTIENLLLEYKSVRSATISLFTSFTEEQKMRIGTASNSTVSVRALGYIILGHELHHVSVIKERYL; encoded by the coding sequence ATGGAATTAAATAAAAACGAATTTGCTCCCTATTATGCAACTTATATATCAAAATCAATCTTTTTCAAAGACATTGTTAAAAGTTTAAAAGAGCAAGAAGAAGAATTAGATGCTTTTTTTAGTAATATTCCTGTTGAGAAGCATGAATTTAGATATGAAGTAGGGAAATGGACTATTAAAGACATTTTATTGCATTTAATTGATGCTGAAAGGGTGTTTTCTTATAGAGCGCTTAGAATTTCTAGAAATGATAAAACTGAAATGCCAGGTTTTGAAGAAAATGATTATGTATTAAATGCAAGTGCAAACAACAGAACTATAGAAAACTTATTATTAGAATATAAATCGGTAAGAAGCGCAACAATTTCATTGTTTACTAGTTTTACTGAGGAACAAAAAATGAGAATAGGTACAGCTTCAAATTCTACAGTTTCAGTGAGAGCATTAGGTTATATCATTTTAGGTCATGAATTGCATCATGTATCAGTAATAAAGGAAAGGTATTTGTAA
- a CDS encoding Lrp/AsnC family transcriptional regulator, giving the protein MSKFRLDEVDHQILDMLIDNTRVPFTDIAKKLLISAGTVHVRVKKMEDAGIIQGSSLTLDYEKLGYSFIAYVGVFLHNTSQTKFVLERINQIPYVTVAHITTGKFNIFCKIRARDTKHAKEVIFMIDDIDGVYRTETMISLEESINDKKRLMHTIFKEL; this is encoded by the coding sequence ATGAGTAAGTTTCGTTTAGATGAAGTTGATCATCAAATTTTAGACATGTTGATTGACAACACAAGAGTTCCTTTTACAGATATAGCAAAAAAGCTATTAATATCTGCGGGAACAGTTCATGTTAGGGTAAAAAAAATGGAAGATGCAGGGATTATACAGGGTTCATCTTTGACTTTAGATTATGAGAAATTAGGGTATTCTTTTATTGCTTATGTAGGGGTTTTTCTTCATAATACATCGCAAACTAAATTTGTTTTAGAAAGAATAAATCAAATACCTTATGTTACTGTAGCTCATATTACAACTGGTAAGTTTAATATTTTTTGTAAAATTAGAGCAAGAGATACAAAGCATGCAAAAGAAGTTATTTTCATGATTGATGATATTGATGGTGTATATAGAACTGAAACCATGATTTCACTTGAAGAGAGCATTAATGATAAGAAACGATTGATGCACACAATTTTTAAAGAGCTTTAA